In a genomic window of Muntiacus reevesi chromosome 1, mMunRee1.1, whole genome shotgun sequence:
- the CYP2D6 gene encoding cytochrome P450 2D6, with the protein MGLLSGDTLGALAVAVLIFSLLLDLMHRRSRWAARYPPGPTPLPVLGNLLQVDFEDPRPSFSQLRRRFGNVFSLQQVWTPVVVLNGLAAVREALVYRSQDTSDRPPPAVYEHIGYGPRAEGVILARYGNAWREQRRFSLSTLRNFGLGKKSLEQWVTEEASCLCAAFADQAGRPFSPKDLLNKAVSNVIASLTFGCRFEYKNPGIVKLLDVIDDALKEEFNLVRQVVEAVPALLRIPGLAAKVFPGQKAFMALIDELIAEQKMTRDPTQPPRHLTDAFLDEVKEAKGNPESSFNDANLRLVVADLFSAGMITTSTTLAWALLLMILHPDVQRRVQQEIDEVIGQVRRPEMGDQALMPFTMAVVHEVQRFADIIPLGVPHMTSRDIEVQGFHIPKGTTLITNLSSVLKDETIWEKPFRFHPEHFLDAQGRFVKQEAFIPFSAGRRACLGEPLARMELFLFFTSLLQRFSFSVPAGQPPPSDRGVFAFLVTPGPYQLCAVSR; encoded by the exons ATGGGGCTGCTGTCTGGGGACACGCTGGGGGCCCTGGCCGTGGCCGTGCTCATCTTCTCGCTCTTGCTGGACCTGATGCACCGGCGCTCACGTTGGGCCGCACGCTACCCACCAGGCCCCACGCCGCTGCCCGTGCTGGGTAACCTGCTGCAGGTGGACTTCGAGGACCCGCGTCCCAGCTTTAGCCAG CTGCGGCGCCGCTTCGGGAACGTGTTCAGCCTGCAGCAGGTCTGGACGCCTGTCGTCGTGCTCAACGGGCTGGCGGCAGTGCGCGAGGCGCTGGTGTACCGCAGCCAGGACACTTCCGACCGTCCACCTCCGGCCGTCTACGAGCACATCGGTTACGGGCCGCGCGCGGAAG gagtAATCCTGGCGCGTTATGGGAACGCGTGGCGGGAGCAGCGGCGCTTCTCCCTGTCCACCCTGCGCAACTTCGGCCTGGGGAAGAAGTCACTGGAGCAGTGGGTGACCGAGGAGGCCTCGTGCCTCTGTGCTGCCTTCGCCGACCAGGCCG GACGCCCGTTTAGCCCCAAAGACCTCCTGAATAAAGCAGTGAGCAACGTCATCGCCTCCCTGACCTTCGGATGCCGCTTCGAGTACAAGAATCCTGGCATCGTCAAGCTCTTGGACGTGATAGACGATGCGCTGAAGGAAGAGTTTAACTTAGTGCGCCAG GTGGTGGAAGCTGTGCCAGCGCTCCTGCGCATCCCAGGGCTGGCCGCCAAGGTCTTCCCGGGGCAGAAGGCCTTCATGGCCCTGATTGATGAGCTGATCGCTGAGCAGAAGATGACCCGGGACCCGACCCAGCCACCCCGACACCTGACCGACGCCTTCCTGGATGAGGTGAAGGAG GCCAAGGGGAACCCCGAGAGCAGCTTCAATGATGCGAACCTGCGCCTGGTGGTGGCCGACCTGTTCTCCGCCGGGATGATCACCACCTCGACCACACTGGCCTGGGCCCTCCTCCTCATGATCCTGCACCCAGACGTGCAAC GACGGGTCCAGCAGGAAATCGATGAGGTGATAGGGCAGGTGAGGCGACCAGAGATGGGGGATCAGGCCCTCATGCCCTTCACCATGGCCGTGGTCCATGAGGTGCAACGCTTTGCGGACATCATCCCCCTGGGAGTGCCCCACATGACATCCCGTGACATCGAGGTGCAGGGCTTCCACATCCCGAAG GGGACGACACTCATCACCAACCTGTCGTCAGTGCTGAAGGATGAGACCATCTGGGAGAAGCCCTTCCGCTTCCACCCGGAGCACTTCCTGGATGCCCAGGGCCGCTTCGTCAAGCAGGAAGCCTTCATACCCTTCTCCGCAG GCCGCCGCGCGTGCCTCGGGGAGCCCCTGGCCCGCATGGAgctcttcctcttcttcaccaGCCTCCTGCAGCGCTTCAGCTTCTCCGTGCCTGCCGGGCAGCCCCCGCCCAGCGACCGCGGTGTCTTTGCCTTCCTGGTGACCCCAGGCCCGTACCAGCTGTGTGCCGTGTCCCGCTAG